One window of the Trachemys scripta elegans isolate TJP31775 unplaced genomic scaffold, CAS_Tse_1.0 scaffold_26, whole genome shotgun sequence genome contains the following:
- the LOC117870370 gene encoding butyrophilin subfamily 3 member A2-like: protein MWWRLCVCSLGILLLAPCSLSEEFSLDDFPHPVVGVIGQDVVLPCQLTPPARMPSMDVQWRKIGPGFILVHEYMDKGTRDLSGVNYQNRTELFLQEFSSGNVSVKLKRLQVMDDGKYRCFVRNPQWSLEATTELRVAAVAPVLIDVLGPRGQGIGLACRSTGWFPKPELQWVGKNWQNLAMEIVTDVTQDRENLYSVVSHVTVTEGEDNGDIICIVQNGLLETERQSAIHLSGDIFPRVSPWLAAFWVLFTLVLIAAGACAYREYSAKRRASQKKRSEEETLLNMKSDKETLESESQMLRERLDREVAELEFRRARSYMVPVTLDRNCKQPKLTLFTDGRTVWHNPPSQEPAAPSGPLIAVGMEGFLARKDHDKEAGACRVYWEVEVGDSPDWVLGVLSKSVREKVTLQRLESFPEGGCWVLRRSGGRYHPREADTVIQSWGLTPTVVGVYLDLEGGNLSFYSVSTMALILEIPVKVSEKLFPFLSPGRAVGRDQGKRLSICPPSDWDFPQKLGASGSVIQGDPTAPAQPPAPKNGEGVENDTGPSATAETAPAPAHCPAPGDKQVKENSTGASVRENL from the exons ATGTGGTGGCGGCTCTGTGTGTGCAGCCTAGGGATCCTCCTCCTGGCACCATGTTCTCTCTCTG AGGAATTCTCTCTGGATGACTTTCCACACCCCGTGGTGGGGGTAATCGGCCAGGATGTGGTGTTACCCTGCCAGCTCACACCCCCGGCCAGGATGCCCAGCATGGATGTGCAGTGGAGGAAAATTGGACCAGGATTTATCCTGGTTCATGAGTACATGGATAAGGGTACTCGGGACCTGTCAGGGGTGAATTACCAGAACCGGACAGAGCTATTCCTGCAGGAATTCAGCAGCGGGAATGTCTCCGTGAAGCTGAAACGGCTTCAAGTGATGGATGATGGGAAATACCGATGCTTTGTGAGGAACCCACAGTGGAGCCTAGAAGCCACTACTGAACTACGAGTTGCAG CTGTGGCTCCAGTGTTGATTGACGTGCTGGGCCCCCGGGGCCAGGGGATCGGGCTGGCCTGTAGATCCACAGGCTGGTTCCCCAAACCTGAACTCCAGTGGGTTGGAAAGAACTGGCAGAACCTGGCGATGGAGATTGTGACCGACGTGACTCAGGACAGGGAGAACCTGTATAGTGTTGTGAGTCACGTCACTGTCACAGAAGGGGAAGACAATGGAGACATCATCTGCATAGTGCAGAATGGCCTGCTGGAGACCGAGCGACAATCGGCCattcacctctcag GTGACATCTTCCCCCGTGTTTCTCCCTGGCTGGCTGCATTCTGGGTATTGTTCACTCTGGTTCTCATTGCTGCTGGAGCTTGTGCATATCGCGAATACTCAG CAAAGCGAAGGGCCTCTCAGAAGAAACGATCTGAAGAGGAGACTCTGTTAAATATGA AGAGTGACAAGGAGACCTTGGAATCAG aAAGCCAGATGCTGCGTGAGAGGCTTG ACAGGGAGGTCGCAGAGCTAG AGTTCAGGAGGGCTCGGAGCTACATGG TTCCTGTCACCCTGGATCGGAATTGCAAACAACCCAAACTCACCTTGTTCACAGATGGCAGAACAGTCTGGCACAACCCGCCTTCCCAAGAGCCGGCTGCCCCATCTGGCCCCCTGATCGCCGTGGGGATGGAGGGATTTTTGGCCAGGAAGGATCACGATAAGGAGGCAGGGGCTTGCCGGGtgtactgggaggtggaggtgggagacagcccagactgggtgctgggggtgctgagtAAGTCTGTGAGGGAGAAAGTGACACTTCAGAGGCTGGAGAGTTTTCCTGAGGGGGGGTGCTGGGTTCTAAGGAGATCTGGGGGGCGGTATCACCCCAGGGAGGCTGACACTGTGATCCAGAGCTGGGGTCTGACACCGACAGTGGTTGGGGTGTATCTGGATCTAGAAGGGGGGAATCTCTCGTTTTATAGTGTCAGCACAATGGCCCTTATCCTGGAGATTCCTGTTAAAGTTTCTGAGAAATTGTTCCCGTTCCTCAGCCCTGGTCGCGCTGTGGGGAGGGACCAGGGGAAACGCCTCAGCATCTGCCCCCCCAGTGACTGGGATTTCCCCCAGAAATTAGGAGCTAGTGGGTCTGTTATTCAGGGAGATCCCACAGCCcctgcacagccccctgcccccaagaacGGGGAAGGGGTAGAAAATGACACAGGGCCATCCGCAACTGCAGaaacagccccagcccctgcacaTTGCCCTGCCCCTGGAGACAAGCAAGTGAAAGAAAACAGCACTGGGGCATCAGTGAGAGAAAATTTGTGA